The Cyclobacterium amurskyense genome contains the following window.
CTATGTTTTGCTCTAAATTGGTATTCCTGTCAATATGTGATAATTGGATAGGAAAGAAATAATACTTCTCTGGCATAGACATCTGGGTAGGGCCATTTGTAATTAATTCTACCACCTCATAGGTAAAGTCATCCGGCATTAAGTTGTAATTATTGGCCGCATTAATGTCCTCAGGTGTAACTTCATTATAAGCTTTTCCATTGAGTTTAGTGGCCATTATTCCATATTTTCTCATACCATCAAGTCGGTCTAGCATGCGATGCCTTCTGAGATCCCAAAACCTCTGTCCTTCAAAAGCCATTTCTATAAATTTCTCATGAAGAATGGTTTCTCTCATTTCTTCTCTGGACATTCCATCATTTAAACCAAAATTTCCATCATCACCGGGTTCTATTCCCGCACGTTGCCTAATATCCTTTAATACCTTAAATGCTTCATTGGTATGACCGGTTTCATTCGCTGATTCTGCAAAATTAAATAGTATTTCTGCATACCGGATTTCCGGCCAGTCCACGTCATTGGTATTTACCAATTCCTGAGAAAGCTCCTCCATTATACCTTTTCTACAATATAGTCCTGTACGGTAATGGCTTTCACCTTGAATAATGTATCCGAAGGCATCGACAGGTAATGCGATATTGGACATGGTATATTGTCTTCTGTCTGTTTTTCCACTTAATGGATAAGCGGCTCCATTCCATACCAAAGTAGCTTCAAATCTTGGGTCACGGTTTTCCCAAAATGATTGTAGATCATAGGTGTAAGCAGAAGTAGGGTCTCCCGGCATTTTACCGTCTTTCATAGGGAATGCCTCTGCCAGGGCCCAAATTGGCTGGTCTCCTCCGGTGGCATTTTTTGATTCAGAAAGAGGTCTTACCGCATCCTCTCCTCTACCATTTGTTTTTACCGGATCTACATAGACTACAGAAAATATATTTTCCTTATGTTGGGAGGTTTCAAAAACGTCTGTGTAGTTTTCCAAGAGTCCATATCCATTGGCATCCAGAAATTCTTTGGCCTGTGTGTTTGCCTGATAGGCATCTTCCCAGTATCCATTGTCATAGGGATTTGATGGATTAAATTGTGGTGAGGCTTTGTATAACAAAACCCTACCTTTAAAGGCTCTTGCAGTAGCCTGATCAATCTTACCAAATTCTCCTCCTTCATACCTACCGGGTAAGTTAGCTATGGCATGATCCAGGTCGCTAATGATAAAATCAAAACATTCGGCGGTAGAATTTCTGGAAACATTTAAATTATCTTCCAAATCTTGAGGTTTGGTTATGATGGGTACTCCACCGTGATAATATACCATTTTGAAATAGAGGTAAGCCCTGATAAACTTTGCTTGGGCTTCCATTTCGACTTGATCCTCCGTTGGTATTTGACCTGCAGGGAGTTCTTCCAACATAATATTAACCCTTCTGATAATGTCATAGGGCCAAAACTTCATGGTTCCATTATTTTCGGTGATCCAATCAGATCCTATTATCCCTCCACTTTCATTCGAATAATTTCCAAAATTTAGTGGCCAACCGGAAAAGGTGCTTGAGTAGAGTGCCGAGAGGTAGGCATTAACCGTTTGTTCATCATCAAATGTCCCCTGTGCTGGGTAATTACTAAGGTCGTCTACGTCTTCCAAAACGTTGTTGCAAGCAGAAAGAGAAAGTCCCAAACAAAATAATAATGCCAGGCCTTTAGTTAACCAGGGTTTGTATATAATATTTTTCATCTTTTTGGGGTTTAGGGATTAAAACTGTACAGTAAGGCCCCCTGTAAAGGTTTTCATCAAAGGATAAGAATCCAGTGTGGCCTGTTCAGGATCATGTTCTTTTAGATCAGTTAGGACAAATAAATTTGTGGCATTTGTATAGAGTTGTACTTGGGTAATCCCAAGGCTACTGTACCACCTTTCGGGAAGAGAATACCCTAAATTCAGGTTTTTAAGCCTTAAATATGCACCATTTCTCATCCAAAAACTGGAGGCTCCACCACCAAACTCCGGTTGCATCCATTGTCCATTAACCCTTGGATAGGTGGCGTCAGGGTTTTCAGGGGTCCAATAATCTCTTGCCCAAATATCAAAATAAGGACGATCACCCACTTGAAAAACGCCTCCGCCATTTCTGGTTTGAATCATACGATCATATGCACCAACTCCCTGAAGATGTACATTTAGGCTGAATCCTCTCCATTCTCCCCTAAAGCCAACTCCATAATTGATTCTTGGGGTGCCATTGTCACTCAAATAAGTAATGTCATTGCCATCAATTTTTCCGTCGGGCCCTTCGGAATAATTGGCTCCCCGGATGTCCTCAAAAAGCAAGGTGCCAAGCATAGGTTCTCTTCCAAATTGAGTAAATCCTTCTGGGATGGCATTTAATTGCTCTTGGGTTCGTATAATTCCCTTTGAGATGTAACCTGAAACCCTATTGTCCGGCTGTCCAATTCTACTTCTCCAGTTGTCTTCATAGGTACCATCTACATAAGATTCCGGTTCGTCCCATACGTCCCACCGGTCTCTTGCATAGCCCATATTACCATAAATACTGTATTTGAGTTCTCCAATATTGTCTCTCCAGTCGAGGTTTATTTCAAAGCCTCTCCATGACCTTTGTCCGTAATTTACGGCAGGTAAGGATGCTCCGTAGGTGGTAGGTGTAGTTCCTAACCTTGTACCAAGAATGTCACTTTCGGTTTTCCCCCATATGTCCATTTCACCTACGAGTCTGTTGTTTAGAAAACCATATTCAAGTCCCACATCCCATAATGAAATGGTAGACCAAGTTATATCAGGATTAGGTACCGCACCTGGCACTAGTCCGTCATACAAAGTGCTTCCGAAAACGTATCCCGAAGACTTTTGATATACTTGCCCCCATCTCCAGGCATTGATACCACTGTCGCTTCCGGTTGTACCGTAAGAGGCTCTTAGTTTAAGGTCATCAAATAGAGAAAGATCATTGATGAAATTTTCTTCGCTAAGCCTCCAGGCTACTGACCCTGAAGGGAAAAAGCCCCACTGTTTGCCAGGAGCAAACTTGTAGTTTCCATCATACCGAAAGGAAAATTCTGCGATGTATTTTTGATCAAATGAATAGTTTGCCCTTCCTATCCAAGAGACTCTGGCAAACTCTCCCTCACTTCCACTAAACCACCTTCTTTCAGTATCACTTGAGGTATTATATATTTGATCTATTGAAGTAGAAAGTAGGTTTTCAGCCCTTCCATTTAAGCTTTTACTGTTTGAACCTGCTTGTTCGTAAACAGCTAAAGCATTTACTTCATGCTTGCCAAAGGATCGTTTAAAGTTCAGATACCAGTTGAATTGGTAAGCACTGGTAAGGAGAACATTTTCTTGAATATTTTCATAACCTGAACTAAGGTTATGGGTTCCGGTCTGGTTTAAATCCACAGGACCGGGAATAAATTTATTGTCGATATTCCTTGATTGGAGGATATAATATTTATTATGGATGACAAATGATTTCATATTGTTGTCATAGGCATTGATATTTCCCTGAACGCTTGTACTCAATCCCTTGATGTACTGCCCTAGGTCTAGGTCCAATTTCAGTATGGCGTTTAATGAACGATGCTTGGTATCCCTGTAACCGCCCTCATTGAGCATTAGTTGGGGAGGATGCCAACCTCCTGCCGGTTTTACAGG
Protein-coding sequences here:
- a CDS encoding SusC/RagA family TonB-linked outer membrane protein; translated protein: MKKIILLKHWRWFKIMFCTILLLTICHASSQVMAKDQDEKTIEEVFLDLDAESYTLLQLIKLIEDKTEFTFSYYKNEINLYGVITSTKKSISVYNILLEVAKQHNLSFRQVDKFINIKPGNSKKTKTKPSMAITVKGKVTDKATGESIPGVNVLVLGTNKGTVTDLDGNFTIEVVNGEAVLIFSYIGYEDFRITIGARTQIDVQLTEASEGLEEIVVVGYGTQKKVNITGSIASVKTDDIIDVPLANLSNGLAGRAPGVQVVGTSGLAGASSSIRIRGSSGEPLYVINGVIRDKAAFDALNPNEVENISFLKDAASAAIYGSSAGNGVVLVTTKAGTNQKPVFEYRANYSASESTRPIQNFSAQEEIMFLNNAAITRGLPEPYGEDILNYFSDKSYSINDLIWQTPTVRQHNLSVRGGTNDVNYYVQMGYHSEEGSYKNLGYDRYNFRSDINAKITESLKMSLNLSGNQRNYNRWYWPYDGAEDFNVGDFYRATFNWTRLYPFYVDIDGNPTNNPQDYPVKPAGGWHPPQLMLNEGGYRDTKHRSLNAILKLDLDLGQYIKGLSTSVQGNINAYDNNMKSFVIHNKYYILQSRNIDNKFIPGPVDLNQTGTHNLSSGYENIQENVLLTSAYQFNWYLNFKRSFGKHEVNALAVYEQAGSNSKSLNGRAENLLSTSIDQIYNTSSDTERRWFSGSEGEFARVSWIGRANYSFDQKYIAEFSFRYDGNYKFAPGKQWGFFPSGSVAWRLSEENFINDLSLFDDLKLRASYGTTGSDSGINAWRWGQVYQKSSGYVFGSTLYDGLVPGAVPNPDITWSTISLWDVGLEYGFLNNRLVGEMDIWGKTESDILGTRLGTTPTTYGASLPAVNYGQRSWRGFEINLDWRDNIGELKYSIYGNMGYARDRWDVWDEPESYVDGTYEDNWRSRIGQPDNRVSGYISKGIIRTQEQLNAIPEGFTQFGREPMLGTLLFEDIRGANYSEGPDGKIDGNDITYLSDNGTPRINYGVGFRGEWRGFSLNVHLQGVGAYDRMIQTRNGGGVFQVGDRPYFDIWARDYWTPENPDATYPRVNGQWMQPEFGGGASSFWMRNGAYLRLKNLNLGYSLPERWYSSLGITQVQLYTNATNLFVLTDLKEHDPEQATLDSYPLMKTFTGGLTVQF
- a CDS encoding RagB/SusD family nutrient uptake outer membrane protein produces the protein MKNIIYKPWLTKGLALLFCLGLSLSACNNVLEDVDDLSNYPAQGTFDDEQTVNAYLSALYSSTFSGWPLNFGNYSNESGGIIGSDWITENNGTMKFWPYDIIRRVNIMLEELPAGQIPTEDQVEMEAQAKFIRAYLYFKMVYYHGGVPIITKPQDLEDNLNVSRNSTAECFDFIISDLDHAIANLPGRYEGGEFGKIDQATARAFKGRVLLYKASPQFNPSNPYDNGYWEDAYQANTQAKEFLDANGYGLLENYTDVFETSQHKENIFSVVYVDPVKTNGRGEDAVRPLSESKNATGGDQPIWALAEAFPMKDGKMPGDPTSAYTYDLQSFWENRDPRFEATLVWNGAAYPLSGKTDRRQYTMSNIALPVDAFGYIIQGESHYRTGLYCRKGIMEELSQELVNTNDVDWPEIRYAEILFNFAESANETGHTNEAFKVLKDIRQRAGIEPGDDGNFGLNDGMSREEMRETILHEKFIEMAFEGQRFWDLRRHRMLDRLDGMRKYGIMATKLNGKAYNEVTPEDINAANNYNLMPDDFTYEVVELITNGPTQMSMPEKYYFFPIQLSHIDRNTNLEQNIGWEGGTFDPTL